In Triticum aestivum cultivar Chinese Spring chromosome 5B, IWGSC CS RefSeq v2.1, whole genome shotgun sequence, the following proteins share a genomic window:
- the LOC123112102 gene encoding CBL-interacting protein kinase 16, with translation MARGREGEVRNLVLGKYELGRMLGQGSFAKVYYGRDLRDGQSVAIKVIDKARLRQTDGMVEQLRREISIMRMVRHPNVVGIREVLASRQRVFVVMEYARGGELFAKVARGRLTEDAARKYFQQLVAAVAFCHSRGVAHRDLKPENLLLDEEGRLKVTDFGLAALPEQLRHDGLLHTQCGTPAYVAPEVLRKRGYDGARADMWSCGVVLYVLLCGFLPFQHDNYVKMYQKIFKGEYQMPPWVSGEARRLIGRLLAVDPAKRISIPEIMLTPWFKRGFVPPVPSSPATPRKWDDDNAAALIDGSEDSSGNISPRTCNAFQLISSMSSGFDLSGLFESEQKAATVFTSRAPAATVFHKLESAGKALRYNTTRGKGWRIRMEAKADGANGRLAVTAEVFEVAADVTVVEFAHDGGDALDFNKFCAEDVRPGLADIVWAWQGDVPALPGAVA, from the coding sequence ATGGCGAGAGGGCGGGAGGGCGAGGTGAGGAACCTGGTGCTGGGCAAGTACGAGCTGGGGCGGATGCTGGGGCAGGGCTCATTCGCCAAGGTCTACTACGGCCGCGACCTGCGCGACGGCCAGAGCGTGGCCATCAAGGTCATCGACAAGGCCCGCCTCCGCCAGACGGACGGCATGGTGGAGCAGCTGCGCCGGGAGATCTCCATCATGCGCATGGTGCGCCACCCCAACGTCGTCGGCATCCGGGAGGTGCTCGCCAGCCGCCAGCGCGTCTTCGTCGTCATGGAGTACGCGCGCGGCGGGGAGCTCTTCGCCAAGGTCGCCCGCGGCCGCCTCACGGAGGACGCCGCCCGCAAGTACTTCCagcagctcgtcgccgccgtcgccttctgCCACAGCCGCGGCGTCGCGCACCGGGACCTCAAGCCCGAGAACCTGCTGCTGGACGAGGAGGGCCGCCTCAAGGTCACCGACTTCGGCCTCGCCGCGCTGCCCGAGCAGCTGCGCCACGACGGCCTGCTCCACACGCAGTGCGGCACCCCGGCCTACGTCGCGCCGGAGGTGCTCCGGAAGCGCGGCTACGACGGCGCGCGCGCCGACATGTGGTCCTGCGGCGTCGTGCTCTACGTCCTGCTCTGCGGCTTCCTCCCCTTCCAGCACGACAACTACGTCAAGATGTACCAGAAGATCTTCAAGGGCGAGTACCAGATGCCGCCCTGGGTCTCCGGCGAGGCACGCCGCCTCATCGGCCGCCTGCTCGCCGTCGACCCCGCCAAGCGCATCTCCATCCCGGAGATCATGCTCACGCCCTGGTTCAAGAGGGGGTTCGTGCCGCCCGTCCCCTCCTCCCCCGCCACGCCCAGGAAGTGGGACGACGACAACGCCGCCGCCCTCATCGACGGCAGCGAGGACAGCTCCGGCAACATCTCGCCGCGGACGTGCAATGCGTTCCAGCTCATATCCTCCATGTCCTCCGGGTTCGACCTGTCGGGGCTGTTCGAGAGCGAGCAGAAGGCCGCGACGGTGTTCACGTCCCGCGCGCCGGCGGCCACCGTGTTCCACAAGCTGGAGTCCGCGGGCAAGGCGCTGAGGTACAACACGACCAGAGGGAAAGGATGGAGGATCAGAATGGAGGCCAAGGCCGACGGCGCGAACGGGCGGCTCGCGGTCACCGCGGAGGTGTTCGAGGTGGCCGCCGACGTGACCGTGGTCGAGTTCGCGCAcgacggcggcgacgcgctcgaTTTCAACAAGTTCTGCGCCGAGGACGTGCGCCCTGGGCTCGCGGACATCGTCTGGGCGTGGCAGGGCGACGTGCCCGCCTTGCCGGGCGCCGTCGCGTGA